A stretch of Myxococcus hansupus DNA encodes these proteins:
- a CDS encoding type I polyketide synthase produces MSAQGSDTSYGELMKRALLKLQEAQSKLDAQELERHGAIAIVGMGCRFPGGVTDPEGYWRLLAEGTDTVTEVPGDRWNADSFFHPDPDHPGGIYTRHGSFLRGMDQFEPRFFGISPREAARMDPQHRLLLEVAWESVERAGRSPASLHGTRTGVFVGLMGQDYTQIATQSPELIDAHTGAGNGASVAAGRLSYTFGLQGPSLTVDTACSSSLVAVHLAIRSLRQRESDFAFAGGVNLVLSPVATLIESRTHMLSPDGRCKTFDASANGIGRGEGCGLVFLRRLEDALADGDPIVAVLRGSAVNQDGRTSGLTVPNGLAQQRVIRDALNDAKVEPAKVGYVEAHGTGTALGDPIELEALSAVYCARTGRQQPLMAGSVKTNMGHLEGASGIAGLIKSALCLAKAEVPPHLHLRTPTSHVDWRQLSIEVPTALRPWTAEASRFAAVSSFGFSGTNAHVVLESAPAPKLSERAVARPSHVLALSARSAGSLRRLAGSLADALSNGHGDALADVCHTMNTGRAAMEERAAFVAPTSEALAQSLRAFSQGEGGAAAEGRKEEHAPKVAFLFTGQGSQYVGMGRELFDTEPAFRRELLRFEEILKPHLERPLTEVLFKDTSGALDETRYTQPALVALELALASLLRAWGLRADAVLGHSVGEYAAAMFAGVMTPEAGLPLVAERARLMQALQAPGAMLAVFAEPSRVAPFLAPHPRVSVAALNGPRNTVISGDAASIDAIVQRLVSEGIESRRLNVSHAFHSPLMQPMLAEFERAVARVALQPPQVALISNLDGREVGEAITQSGYWSRHVLQPVCFAEGVQTLVQRGVRVFLELGPKPSLSGFARDVVASEAAVWLETLHPRRSDWAGLLRALAELHVRGVSVDWAGFDVGQGLRRTVLPTYPFERQRYWLDVPAPWTRQVRRASTHPLLGARLESPALKDGTTVFSSELSADTASFVTDHRVYGKAVVPASAFVEMLASAASQVLGTESLRLEDLSLLQPLLLPEQQTRTVQTLVERVGEDGLSCTVMSRGDERPEEGRGARAPWVTHVTCRASVLSESPPVVSREAWSQHCATAVSIEDLSAVFTQHGLDYGPSLRVLSSLHRGTGAALSFSQVEDRSGQYRVHPALFDGCLRTAAAVTRLTGEDALHLPVAMRRLDLYRALPERVWTHATQPPHEGQAGFPASDLTVCSEDGGVVAVLSGFSVRRAERDALLRGLDGDFQDWLYRVAWAPRAVPEETQGAGQHWAVFVNAEGFGSELVQVLTQRGERCTVIRRGETYSQGAEGYRVNPSSTDHFERLVQDWAHAPPTGVLYLWGLDEGPVSPGTLAHLEAAHVSGLTGALHLTQALARSAAAAPRLVLVTRGTQSLASDAQGARVAQAPLWGFGQAVATELPELRCLRIDLSAEPRAEDLGAFVRALSLPGEESSAAIRDGGLYTARLERARLRASSAKKPAIVADAAYVVAGGLGGLGLRVALWLAEKGARHLVLMGRNAPSAESRAQLDALAAKGVQVQVALVDVTSRDAVAELFERLRSGPPVRGIFHSAGVLRDGTLANQTSEQFRAVLAPKVQGAWNLHELSARMALDFFVCFSSAASLIGSPGQANYVAANAFLDALAHLRQAEGKPALTLNWGSWAETGMAARLERAASVRPGAQGFGSIPVEQGLSVLERLLGSGQVQWGVFPVDWARLAEQLPGLARQSLVQGFISAVPQRAPAPVFQVELDAAPANRRLELLRRHVSAQVATTLGMPETEKLAGNERLFEVGVDSLLAIEIRNRLASSLGRSLRSTLIFDFPTVNALVAHLAEQLGVEAEVPKQQEASREAQGALTAEIQGLSEQELTSLIDQELESALTR; encoded by the coding sequence ATGTCAGCGCAAGGAAGCGATACGAGCTACGGCGAGCTGATGAAGCGCGCGCTCCTGAAGTTGCAGGAGGCCCAGTCGAAGCTCGATGCCCAGGAGCTGGAGCGGCATGGCGCCATCGCCATCGTGGGGATGGGCTGCCGTTTCCCCGGCGGCGTGACGGACCCAGAGGGCTACTGGCGCCTCCTCGCGGAGGGCACGGACACCGTCACGGAGGTGCCTGGCGACCGGTGGAACGCGGACAGCTTCTTCCACCCCGACCCGGACCATCCCGGTGGCATCTACACGCGCCACGGCAGCTTCCTTCGGGGGATGGACCAGTTCGAGCCGCGCTTCTTCGGCATCTCTCCGCGCGAAGCGGCGCGGATGGACCCGCAGCACCGCCTGCTGTTGGAGGTGGCCTGGGAGTCGGTGGAGCGCGCTGGCCGCAGTCCGGCGAGCCTCCACGGCACGCGGACAGGCGTCTTCGTGGGCCTGATGGGGCAGGACTACACGCAGATTGCCACGCAGTCGCCGGAGTTGATCGACGCGCACACGGGCGCGGGCAACGGCGCGAGCGTCGCCGCCGGGCGGCTCTCGTACACGTTCGGTCTCCAGGGCCCCAGCCTCACGGTGGACACCGCGTGCTCGTCGTCGCTCGTCGCGGTGCACCTCGCCATTCGCAGCCTGCGTCAGCGTGAGAGCGACTTCGCCTTCGCGGGGGGCGTGAACCTGGTCCTCTCGCCAGTGGCGACGTTGATCGAGTCCCGCACGCACATGCTGTCTCCGGATGGGCGCTGCAAGACCTTCGACGCTTCGGCCAACGGCATCGGGCGAGGGGAAGGGTGTGGCCTCGTCTTCCTGCGGCGCCTGGAAGACGCGCTCGCGGACGGGGACCCCATCGTCGCGGTGCTTCGTGGCTCGGCGGTGAACCAGGATGGGCGCACCAGCGGGCTCACCGTCCCCAACGGCCTCGCACAGCAGCGGGTCATCCGTGATGCGTTGAATGACGCGAAGGTCGAGCCCGCGAAGGTGGGGTACGTCGAGGCCCACGGGACGGGCACCGCGTTGGGTGACCCCATCGAGCTGGAGGCGCTCTCCGCCGTCTACTGCGCCAGGACGGGACGCCAGCAGCCCCTGATGGCGGGCTCCGTGAAGACGAACATGGGGCACCTGGAGGGGGCCTCCGGCATCGCGGGGTTGATCAAGTCGGCGCTGTGTCTGGCGAAGGCGGAGGTGCCTCCTCATCTCCACCTGCGCACGCCCACGTCGCACGTGGATTGGCGGCAACTGTCCATCGAGGTGCCCACCGCGCTCCGTCCTTGGACGGCCGAGGCGTCACGCTTCGCGGCCGTGAGCTCGTTCGGGTTCTCGGGGACCAACGCGCACGTGGTCCTGGAGTCGGCCCCGGCGCCCAAGCTGTCGGAGCGCGCGGTGGCGCGGCCATCGCATGTCCTGGCGCTCTCGGCCCGGTCGGCGGGAAGCCTGCGCCGGCTCGCGGGTTCGTTGGCGGACGCGCTGTCGAACGGGCACGGTGATGCGCTCGCGGACGTCTGCCACACGATGAACACCGGCCGTGCCGCCATGGAGGAGCGCGCGGCGTTCGTGGCCCCGACGTCCGAAGCGTTGGCTCAGTCCCTGCGCGCCTTCAGCCAGGGGGAGGGCGGAGCCGCCGCGGAGGGTCGGAAGGAGGAGCACGCGCCCAAGGTCGCCTTCCTCTTCACGGGACAAGGCTCCCAGTACGTGGGCATGGGCCGTGAGCTGTTCGACACGGAGCCCGCCTTCCGTCGCGAGCTGCTGCGCTTCGAGGAGATTCTGAAGCCGCACCTCGAGCGGCCTTTGACGGAGGTGTTGTTCAAGGACACCTCGGGCGCGCTCGACGAGACGCGGTACACCCAGCCGGCGTTGGTGGCGCTGGAGCTGGCCCTGGCGAGTCTGCTTCGCGCCTGGGGCCTGCGCGCGGACGCGGTCCTGGGGCACAGCGTGGGTGAGTACGCGGCGGCCATGTTCGCGGGTGTCATGACGCCCGAGGCCGGGCTCCCGCTGGTGGCCGAGCGCGCGCGGTTGATGCAAGCGCTGCAAGCGCCCGGCGCGATGCTGGCCGTGTTCGCGGAGCCGTCACGCGTGGCACCGTTCCTCGCACCGCATCCGAGGGTGAGCGTCGCGGCGCTCAATGGTCCGCGCAACACGGTGATTTCCGGGGATGCGGCGTCCATCGACGCGATTGTCCAACGGCTGGTGTCGGAGGGAATCGAGAGCCGGCGGTTGAACGTCTCGCACGCCTTCCACTCGCCGCTGATGCAGCCCATGCTGGCGGAGTTCGAGCGCGCCGTCGCGCGCGTCGCGTTGCAGCCGCCCCAGGTCGCGCTCATCTCGAATCTCGACGGCCGCGAGGTGGGGGAGGCCATCACCCAGTCCGGCTATTGGTCTCGCCACGTCCTCCAGCCCGTGTGCTTCGCGGAGGGCGTCCAGACGCTCGTCCAGCGCGGGGTGCGCGTGTTCCTGGAGCTCGGGCCCAAGCCCTCGTTGTCGGGCTTCGCTCGGGACGTGGTGGCCAGCGAAGCCGCGGTGTGGCTGGAGACGCTGCATCCGCGCCGCTCGGACTGGGCGGGCCTGCTCCGCGCGCTGGCCGAGCTTCACGTGCGCGGCGTCAGCGTGGACTGGGCGGGCTTCGACGTGGGCCAGGGCCTCAGGCGCACGGTGTTGCCGACCTATCCCTTCGAGCGCCAGCGCTACTGGTTGGACGTCCCCGCACCCTGGACGCGGCAGGTCCGGCGCGCTTCGACACATCCCTTGCTCGGTGCCCGGTTGGAGTCTCCGGCGCTGAAGGACGGCACGACGGTCTTCAGTTCGGAGCTGTCCGCGGACACCGCGTCCTTCGTCACGGACCACCGTGTGTATGGCAAGGCCGTGGTCCCGGCCTCGGCGTTCGTGGAGATGCTGGCCTCCGCCGCGTCCCAGGTGCTGGGGACGGAGTCGCTGCGGCTGGAGGACCTCTCGCTGCTCCAGCCGCTGCTGTTGCCGGAGCAGCAGACGCGCACCGTCCAGACGTTGGTGGAGCGGGTGGGCGAGGACGGCCTGTCGTGCACGGTGATGAGCCGTGGCGACGAGCGTCCGGAGGAGGGCCGCGGCGCGCGCGCGCCATGGGTCACCCATGTGACGTGCCGTGCCTCCGTCCTGAGCGAGTCACCGCCTGTCGTCAGCCGTGAGGCGTGGAGTCAGCACTGTGCCACGGCGGTCTCCATCGAGGACCTCTCCGCCGTCTTCACCCAGCACGGGCTCGACTATGGGCCCTCGCTGCGCGTGTTGAGCTCACTCCACCGGGGCACCGGTGCCGCGCTGTCCTTCAGCCAGGTCGAGGACCGGAGTGGGCAGTACCGCGTCCATCCGGCCCTCTTCGACGGCTGCCTGCGCACCGCCGCCGCGGTGACGCGGCTCACCGGAGAGGACGCGCTGCACCTGCCGGTGGCGATGCGACGGCTCGACCTGTACCGGGCACTGCCGGAGCGCGTCTGGACCCATGCGACGCAGCCGCCACATGAAGGGCAGGCGGGCTTCCCGGCCTCGGACCTCACCGTGTGCTCCGAGGATGGCGGCGTGGTGGCCGTCCTGTCGGGCTTCTCGGTGCGGAGGGCCGAACGGGACGCGCTGCTTCGTGGGCTCGACGGAGACTTCCAGGACTGGCTCTACCGTGTCGCCTGGGCGCCGCGTGCCGTTCCGGAGGAGACGCAGGGCGCGGGCCAGCACTGGGCCGTCTTCGTCAACGCGGAGGGGTTTGGCTCGGAGCTCGTGCAGGTGCTCACGCAGCGCGGTGAGCGGTGCACCGTGATTCGCAGGGGAGAGACCTACAGCCAGGGGGCGGAGGGCTACCGCGTCAATCCTTCCTCCACGGACCACTTCGAACGGCTCGTTCAGGACTGGGCGCACGCACCGCCCACGGGCGTGCTGTACCTCTGGGGCCTCGACGAGGGGCCTGTGAGCCCGGGGACGCTGGCCCACTTGGAGGCGGCACACGTCTCCGGGCTCACGGGCGCATTGCACCTGACGCAGGCCCTGGCGCGGAGCGCGGCGGCTGCGCCCCGGCTGGTCCTGGTGACGCGAGGAACCCAGAGCCTCGCCTCGGATGCGCAGGGCGCGCGGGTGGCGCAGGCTCCGCTGTGGGGCTTCGGTCAGGCCGTGGCGACGGAGCTGCCCGAGCTGCGGTGCCTGCGCATCGACCTGTCGGCGGAGCCCCGTGCCGAGGACCTGGGCGCGTTCGTCCGGGCGTTGTCGCTACCCGGCGAGGAGTCCAGCGCGGCCATTCGCGACGGCGGTCTGTATACCGCCCGGCTCGAGCGGGCCCGGCTGCGCGCCTCGTCCGCGAAGAAGCCGGCGATCGTGGCGGACGCGGCGTATGTCGTCGCGGGCGGCCTGGGCGGCCTGGGGCTCCGCGTCGCGCTCTGGCTGGCGGAGAAGGGTGCGCGGCACCTCGTGTTGATGGGCCGCAACGCGCCTTCCGCTGAATCACGAGCACAGCTCGACGCACTGGCCGCGAAGGGCGTCCAGGTCCAGGTCGCGCTCGTGGATGTCACCTCGCGCGACGCCGTGGCGGAGCTCTTCGAGCGTCTGCGGAGCGGGCCTCCCGTGCGCGGCATCTTCCACTCCGCGGGTGTCCTGCGCGATGGCACGCTCGCGAACCAGACGTCCGAGCAGTTCCGCGCGGTGTTGGCACCGAAGGTCCAAGGCGCGTGGAACCTGCACGAACTCAGCGCGCGCATGGCGCTGGACTTCTTCGTCTGCTTCTCGTCTGCGGCCTCGCTCATCGGCTCACCGGGTCAGGCGAACTACGTCGCGGCGAATGCCTTCCTCGACGCGTTGGCCCACCTGCGTCAGGCGGAGGGCAAGCCCGCGCTGACGCTCAACTGGGGCTCCTGGGCGGAGACGGGCATGGCCGCGAGGCTGGAGCGCGCCGCCTCGGTGCGCCCGGGGGCGCAGGGCTTCGGCTCCATCCCGGTGGAGCAGGGCCTGAGCGTGCTCGAGCGGCTCCTGGGCAGCGGTCAGGTCCAGTGGGGCGTCTTCCCCGTGGACTGGGCGCGGCTCGCGGAGCAGCTCCCGGGGCTCGCGCGCCAGTCGCTGGTGCAGGGCTTCATCAGCGCCGTCCCTCAGCGGGCGCCAGCACCCGTCTTCCAGGTGGAGTTGGACGCGGCGCCAGCGAACCGGCGGCTGGAGTTGTTGCGGCGGCACGTGTCGGCGCAGGTCGCCACGACGCTGGGAATGCCAGAGACAGAGAAGCTCGCGGGGAACGAGCGCCTGTTCGAGGTCGGCGTGGATTCGCTGCTGGCCATCGAAATCCGGAACCGGCTCGCCAGCAGCCTGGGGCGGAGCCTCCGCTCGACGCTGATTTTCGATTTCCCCACCGTGAATGCCCTCGTCGCGCACCTGGCCGAGCAGTTGGGTGTGGAGGCCGAGGTCCCCAAGCAACAGGAAGCATCGCGGGAGGCGCAGGGCGCGCTCACCGCGGAGATCCAAGGGCTGTCAGAGCAGGAGCTGACGTCCCTCATCGACCAGGAGCTGGAGAGCGCGCTCACCAGATGA